In a genomic window of Trichoderma atroviride chromosome 4, complete sequence:
- a CDS encoding uncharacterized protein (EggNog:ENOG41) gives MASRGDRWERDRLDRDRFVGEREEVRERDRFEEDRFMSGGRGGRDRSEERLGSRYGRSSYEDDIVRDRRYYEDDIRLDRRSDPRREPLRDPLRDPLREPLREPLRESSERRTMFVEKERDREYYRDSSPRRPGLMRRQSSLDTYDRRPLPRFFDQREELPAPARREDILREDYRAPAYTPIPLPKARGLPPRQYDERFYEDIHVEHDRIGEGIPAAPVIPPERIVEREIIREKEKEKEKRSRSRDSRSTKRSHSHKRSHRGRSHASKSSTRSSSSSSSSSSSSGGTTVKSTKSEYPKKGKTRIPARLVSKRALIDVGYPFIEEGNVIVVQKALGQANIDHLLKLSEEYKSSELEVAAARSSAGEIIRERREELIIEAPAPPPPQTIYAPPPPQSVYAPPPGPPPIPAPAPILVPVHAGHSGHPAPVIIEAVPRGGVELIDKTVYRDDKSVYYDDKSVYRDDKTIIYRDYSPSSRGRKSRSRSHSHHHHHLSDDYQLVERHRSRTRSRSGKDIRSEIKALEKELAYRGKRDLDREVVRTERLPNGDFVTYEESIEKISSHKPARIEKDKKGRMSISVPKYR, from the exons ATGGCCAGTCGCGGAGATCGCTGGGAACGGGATCGCCTGGATCGGGACCGCTTTGtcggcgagagagaagaggttCGTGAGCGGGATCGCTTCGAAGAAGATCGCTTTATGAGCGGCGGGCGGGGTGGCCGTGATCGCTCCGAGGAGCGCCTTGGCAGCAGATACGGCCGGTCATCCTACGAAGATGATATTGTCCGTGATCGCCGGTACTACGAAGATGACATCCGCCTTGATCGCCGTTCAGATCCTCGACGGGAGCCTCTCCGGGACCCCCTCCGAGATCCCCTCCGAGAACCTCTTCGAGAACCTCTTCGAGAGTCTTCTGAACGCCGTACCATGTTTGTCGAAAAGGAACGCGATCGCGAGTACTACCGTGACTCTTCGCCTCGACGCCCAGGGCTGATGCGCCGCCAATCATCCCTTGATACATATGACCGTCGACCACTGCCCAGATTTTTCGACCAGCGAGAGGAACTTCCAGCGCCGGCCCGCCGCGAGGACATTCTCCGTGAAGACTACCGGGCCCCGGCATATACACCTATTCCTCTTCCCAAGGCCCGCGGCCTGCCGCCTCGACAATATGACGAACGCTTCTATGAAGATATCCACGTTGAGCACGATCGAATTGGAGAAGGCATCCCGGCCGCCCCGGTCATCCCTCCAGAGCGCATCGTCGAACGAGAGATTATtcgagagaaggaaaaggaaaaggagaagcgcagccgcagccgagATTCCCGCTCTACTAAACGAAGCCACTCCCACAAGCGCAGCCACCGAGGCAGATCTCACGCATCCAAATCTTCTACCCGGTCTtccagtagcagcagcagcagtagcagcagcagcggtggcaCCACAGTCAAGAGCACCAAGAGCGAGTATccaaagaagggcaagaccAGAATTCCTGCTAGATTAGTGTCTAAGCGGGCGCTGATTGACGTCGGCTACCCTTTTATTGAAGAA GGCAATGTCATTGTCGTTCAAAAGGCTCTAGGACAAGCCAATATCGACCACCTGCTTAAACTGAGTGAAGAGTACAAGTCAA GTGAACTTGAAGTTGCCGCTGCTCGATCCTCAGCCGGCGAGATCATCCGAGAGCGCAGAGAGGAGCTCATCATCGAAGCACCAGCACCTCCGCCCCCACAGACGATTTAtgcgcctccgcctccacaGTCGGTTTATGCTCCGCCTCCAGGTCCTCCACcaattccagctccagctccaattCTAGTTCCTGTGCACGCTGGGCACTCTGGGCACCCAGCACCCGTCATCATCGAGGCTGTGCCTCGTGGAGGAGTTGAATTGATTGACAAGACCGTCTACCGCGATGATAAAAGCGTGTACTATGACGACAAGTCAGTATACCGAGATGACAAAACCATCATATACCGAGACtactcgccatcatcgcgCGGCCGGAAAAGCAGGAGCCGCTCTCActcccaccaccaccatcatctcAGCGACGACTACCAGCTAGTGGAGCGCCATCGTTCACGAACACGATCGCGCAGCGGAAAGGACATTCGCTCCGAAATCAAAGCTCTCGAAAAGGAGCTTGCCTACCGAGGCAAACGAGACCTTGACCGCGAGGTCGTCCGAACCGAGAGACTCCCCAACGGAGACTTTGTGACGTACGAAGAATCGATTGAGAAGATTTCGTCCCACAAGCCGGCGCGTAtcgagaaggacaagaaaggTAGGATGTCCATCAGCGTGCCAAAATACCGATGA
- a CDS encoding uncharacterized protein (EggNog:ENOG41): MASRGDRWERDRLDRDRFVGEREEVRERDRFEEDRFMSGGRGGRDRSEERLGSRYGRSSYEDDIVRDRRYYEDDIRLDRRSDPRREPLRDPLRDPLREPLREPLRESSERRTMFVEKERDREYYRDSSPRRPGLMRRQSSLDTYDRRPLPRFFDQREELPAPARREDILREDYRAPAYTPIPLPKARGLPPRQYDERFYEDIHVEHDRIGEGIPAAPVIPPERIVEREIIREKEKEKEKRSRSRDSRSTKRSHSHKRSHRGRSHASKSSTRSSSSSSSSSSSSGGTTVKSTKSEYPKKGKTRIPARLVSKRALIDVGYPFIEEGNVIVVQKALGQANIDHLLKLSEEYKSSELEVAAARSSAGEIIRERREELIIEAPAPPPPQTIYAPPPPQSVYAPPPGPPPIPAPAPILVPVHAGHSGHPAPVIIEAVPRGGVELIDKTVYRDDKSVYYDDKSVYRDDKTIIYRDYSPSSRGRKSRSRSHSHHHHHLSDDYQLVERHRSRTRSRSGKDIRSEIKALEKELAYRGKRDLDREVVRTERLPNGDFVTYEESIEKISSHKPARIEKDKKGPSPGLVRAMLATLT; the protein is encoded by the exons ATGGCCAGTCGCGGAGATCGCTGGGAACGGGATCGCCTGGATCGGGACCGCTTTGtcggcgagagagaagaggttCGTGAGCGGGATCGCTTCGAAGAAGATCGCTTTATGAGCGGCGGGCGGGGTGGCCGTGATCGCTCCGAGGAGCGCCTTGGCAGCAGATACGGCCGGTCATCCTACGAAGATGATATTGTCCGTGATCGCCGGTACTACGAAGATGACATCCGCCTTGATCGCCGTTCAGATCCTCGACGGGAGCCTCTCCGGGACCCCCTCCGAGATCCCCTCCGAGAACCTCTTCGAGAACCTCTTCGAGAGTCTTCTGAACGCCGTACCATGTTTGTCGAAAAGGAACGCGATCGCGAGTACTACCGTGACTCTTCGCCTCGACGCCCAGGGCTGATGCGCCGCCAATCATCCCTTGATACATATGACCGTCGACCACTGCCCAGATTTTTCGACCAGCGAGAGGAACTTCCAGCGCCGGCCCGCCGCGAGGACATTCTCCGTGAAGACTACCGGGCCCCGGCATATACACCTATTCCTCTTCCCAAGGCCCGCGGCCTGCCGCCTCGACAATATGACGAACGCTTCTATGAAGATATCCACGTTGAGCACGATCGAATTGGAGAAGGCATCCCGGCCGCCCCGGTCATCCCTCCAGAGCGCATCGTCGAACGAGAGATTATtcgagagaaggaaaaggaaaaggagaagcgcagccgcagccgagATTCCCGCTCTACTAAACGAAGCCACTCCCACAAGCGCAGCCACCGAGGCAGATCTCACGCATCCAAATCTTCTACCCGGTCTtccagtagcagcagcagcagtagcagcagcagcggtggcaCCACAGTCAAGAGCACCAAGAGCGAGTATccaaagaagggcaagaccAGAATTCCTGCTAGATTAGTGTCTAAGCGGGCGCTGATTGACGTCGGCTACCCTTTTATTGAAGAA GGCAATGTCATTGTCGTTCAAAAGGCTCTAGGACAAGCCAATATCGACCACCTGCTTAAACTGAGTGAAGAGTACAAGTCAA GTGAACTTGAAGTTGCCGCTGCTCGATCCTCAGCCGGCGAGATCATCCGAGAGCGCAGAGAGGAGCTCATCATCGAAGCACCAGCACCTCCGCCCCCACAGACGATTTAtgcgcctccgcctccacaGTCGGTTTATGCTCCGCCTCCAGGTCCTCCACcaattccagctccagctccaattCTAGTTCCTGTGCACGCTGGGCACTCTGGGCACCCAGCACCCGTCATCATCGAGGCTGTGCCTCGTGGAGGAGTTGAATTGATTGACAAGACCGTCTACCGCGATGATAAAAGCGTGTACTATGACGACAAGTCAGTATACCGAGATGACAAAACCATCATATACCGAGACtactcgccatcatcgcgCGGCCGGAAAAGCAGGAGCCGCTCTCActcccaccaccaccatcatctcAGCGACGACTACCAGCTAGTGGAGCGCCATCGTTCACGAACACGATCGCGCAGCGGAAAGGACATTCGCTCCGAAATCAAAGCTCTCGAAAAGGAGCTTGCCTACCGAGGCAAACGAGACCTTGACCGCGAGGTCGTCCGAACCGAGAGACTCCCCAACGGAGACTTTGTGACGTACGAAGAATCGATTGAGAAGATTTCGTCCCACAAGCCGGCGCGTAtcgagaaggacaagaaag GACCCTCGCCTGGACTTGTCCGTGCCATGTTGGCCACTCTGACTTGA